A region of Pleionea litopenaei DNA encodes the following proteins:
- a CDS encoding YebC/PmpR family DNA-binding transcriptional regulator, whose amino-acid sequence MAGHSKWANIKHRKAAQDAKRGKVFTKIIRELVVAAKTGGPNPEDNPSLRACIDKALGANMKKDTIEKAIARGAGNNDGENYENLTYEGYGPGGVAVLVECLTDNKNRTVGEVRHAFSKHGGNLGTSGSVAYLFDKKGQLVFDDQIEEDTLMEAALEAGAEDVVSHDDGSFEVLTTPDEFMTVKDELKAAGLNAENAEVAMLPSTQAELSAEEGAKVLRLVERLEDLDDVQNVYTNADIPEQAYELL is encoded by the coding sequence ATGGCTGGACACAGTAAATGGGCCAATATTAAACACCGCAAAGCAGCGCAAGACGCCAAGCGTGGGAAAGTATTCACAAAAATAATTCGCGAACTGGTGGTGGCTGCAAAAACGGGCGGCCCCAATCCAGAAGATAATCCGTCACTTCGAGCGTGTATAGATAAAGCGCTCGGAGCGAATATGAAGAAAGACACCATCGAAAAAGCCATCGCTCGTGGCGCCGGCAATAACGATGGTGAGAATTACGAAAACCTCACGTATGAAGGGTATGGTCCTGGCGGAGTGGCGGTGTTAGTTGAGTGTCTGACCGACAATAAAAATCGTACGGTTGGAGAAGTTCGCCATGCGTTTTCTAAACACGGAGGCAACTTAGGTACTTCAGGTTCGGTTGCGTATCTATTCGATAAAAAAGGTCAGTTGGTCTTCGACGACCAAATTGAAGAAGATACCTTGATGGAAGCCGCTCTTGAAGCCGGCGCTGAAGACGTCGTCAGCCATGATGATGGATCCTTTGAAGTGCTAACAACGCCTGATGAATTTATGACGGTGAAAGACGAGCTGAAAGCGGCTGGCTTGAACGCTGAAAATGCCGAGGTAGCGATGTTGCCATCAACGCAAGCCGAGCTGAGCGCAGAAGAGGGTGCCAAAGTGTTGCGTTTAGTTGAGCGTCTGGAAGATCTCGACGATGTTCAAAATGTTTACACCAACGCCGATATTCCAGAGCAGGCTTACGAACTGCTTTGA
- the ruvA gene encoding Holliday junction branch migration protein RuvA, producing the protein MIGRLSGMLIEKSPPNLVIDVQGVGYEVQAPMTTIFQLPEVGEKITLFTHLSVSENAHNLYAFHSKSDRQLFRELIKVNGVGPKLAIAILSGMTADEYVRCVHDGDTQLLVKLPGVGKKTAERLVVEMKDRLQDWGTSLPSGAASTSVSKTQATDVTREAESALIALGYKPQDAAKAISRIDDEISSSAELIRLALKNMGKG; encoded by the coding sequence TTGATCGGTCGATTGAGCGGAATGCTTATTGAAAAGTCACCTCCTAATTTGGTGATTGATGTACAAGGGGTTGGGTACGAAGTGCAGGCTCCCATGACCACCATTTTTCAATTGCCCGAAGTGGGCGAGAAAATTACTTTATTCACCCATTTATCGGTCAGTGAAAACGCCCATAATTTGTATGCTTTTCATAGTAAAAGCGATCGACAATTATTCAGAGAATTGATTAAGGTCAATGGCGTTGGACCAAAGTTGGCAATTGCCATTTTATCCGGAATGACCGCCGATGAGTATGTGCGGTGCGTGCATGATGGCGATACTCAGTTATTGGTTAAGCTTCCCGGTGTTGGTAAAAAAACAGCAGAACGGCTGGTGGTTGAAATGAAAGACCGGTTGCAAGATTGGGGAACCTCATTGCCATCGGGCGCAGCCTCGACAAGCGTCTCTAAAACTCAGGCGACTGATGTCACTCGAGAAGCCGAAAGCGCATTGATTGCGTTGGGTTACAAACCACAAGATGCGGCCAAGGCGATTAGTCGTATTGATGATGAGATTTCAAGCAGCGCCGAATTGATTCGATTGGCTCTGAAAAATATGGGCAAAGGCTAG
- the aspS gene encoding aspartate--tRNA ligase has protein sequence MRSHYCADLVTLEEGSELSIAGWVHRRRDLGGLIFLQIRDRSGIVQVTVEPDQGDVFAAADQLRSEFVVVVKGKLRKRPENMVNKDMATGAIEVVADHIECLNAAETPAILIDGHEEVSEETRLKYRYLDLRRPEMTEKFLFRTKVTSALRRYLDEQGFLDMETPILTKATPEGARDYLVPSRTHKGSFFALPQSPQLFKQLLMMSGFDRYYQVVRCFRDEDLRADRQPEFTQLDIETSFMDEEGIMGLMETMIRKLFSELLSVELPNPFPRMPYSEAMEKYGSDKPDLRVDMPIHTVDDLVKDVDFKVFSGPALDDNGRVGVLNLKGGAANVSRKNIDEYTKFVSVYGAKGLAFIKVNDRAAGLDGLQSPIVKFLSAEAAEAILQRVDAESGDILFFGSDTSKVVADALGALRLKLANEHNLLRDEWQPLWVVDFPMFEEEDGQLQALHHPFTSPKELDPDALKANPTGTLSRAYDMVLNGCEVGGGSIRIHNMDLQQTIFDILGIEPQEAREKFGFLLDALKFGCPPHGGIAFGLDRLVMLMVGASSIRDVITFPKTTTAGCPLTEAPARVSEAQLKELGIAIEQKK, from the coding sequence ATGCGTAGCCATTATTGTGCCGACCTTGTCACTCTAGAAGAAGGAAGTGAACTGTCAATTGCCGGGTGGGTTCACCGTCGTCGAGACCTTGGGGGACTTATCTTTTTGCAGATCCGTGACCGTAGCGGAATCGTGCAAGTGACCGTTGAACCGGATCAAGGGGATGTGTTCGCCGCTGCCGATCAGTTACGAAGCGAATTTGTCGTTGTGGTGAAAGGCAAGCTACGCAAGCGTCCAGAAAATATGGTCAATAAAGATATGGCGACTGGCGCCATCGAAGTTGTTGCCGATCATATCGAGTGCTTAAACGCCGCTGAAACACCGGCGATCTTAATTGATGGACACGAAGAAGTGTCAGAAGAGACGCGCTTGAAATATCGCTATCTAGACTTGCGCCGTCCAGAAATGACTGAAAAGTTTTTGTTTCGTACAAAAGTAACCTCAGCCTTGCGTCGTTATTTAGATGAGCAAGGTTTTCTCGATATGGAAACGCCGATTTTAACGAAAGCGACGCCAGAAGGCGCTCGAGATTACTTGGTACCATCACGTACTCATAAAGGGTCTTTTTTCGCCCTTCCGCAATCGCCGCAACTGTTTAAACAACTGCTCATGATGAGCGGCTTTGATCGTTACTATCAAGTGGTGCGTTGCTTCCGTGATGAAGATTTACGGGCGGATCGCCAACCCGAGTTCACCCAGCTTGATATTGAAACGTCTTTTATGGACGAAGAAGGCATCATGGGGTTAATGGAGACGATGATTCGCAAGCTGTTCAGTGAATTGTTAAGCGTTGAGCTACCCAATCCATTTCCACGCATGCCGTATTCTGAGGCGATGGAAAAATACGGTTCGGATAAACCCGATCTTCGCGTTGATATGCCGATCCACACGGTTGATGATTTAGTCAAAGATGTCGACTTTAAAGTATTCAGTGGTCCTGCACTTGATGACAATGGCCGAGTCGGTGTTTTGAACTTAAAAGGTGGCGCTGCCAACGTTAGTCGTAAAAACATTGATGAGTACACCAAGTTTGTCAGTGTGTATGGTGCGAAAGGTTTAGCCTTCATCAAGGTAAATGATCGAGCTGCTGGTCTAGACGGATTACAGTCTCCCATCGTTAAGTTTTTATCTGCCGAAGCGGCCGAAGCGATTTTACAACGAGTGGATGCTGAGTCTGGAGACATCTTATTCTTTGGTTCCGATACGTCGAAAGTGGTTGCCGATGCATTGGGCGCGTTACGTTTGAAATTGGCGAATGAGCATAATCTGCTGCGCGATGAGTGGCAGCCATTATGGGTTGTTGATTTCCCAATGTTTGAAGAAGAAGACGGTCAACTGCAAGCCTTGCATCATCCGTTTACTTCGCCTAAAGAACTCGATCCCGACGCTTTAAAAGCTAACCCGACTGGCACGCTTTCTCGTGCTTACGACATGGTTCTCAACGGATGTGAAGTGGGCGGTGGTTCGATTCGTATTCACAATATGGATTTGCAACAAACCATTTTCGATATCTTGGGCATTGAGCCGCAAGAAGCGCGAGAAAAATTCGGGTTTTTACTCGATGCATTAAAGTTTGGTTGCCCACCTCACGGTGGTATTGCGTTTGGTCTTGATCGTTTAGTCATGTTGATGGTGGGCGCAAGTTCCATTCGTGATGTGATCACCTTCCCGAAAACAACGACGGCAGGTTGCCCGCTGACAGAAGCGCCAGCACGAGTGTCAGAAGCACAATTGAAAGAGTTGGGCATTGCCATCGAACAGAAAAAGTAA
- the ybgC gene encoding tol-pal system-associated acyl-CoA thioesterase has translation MEFSFPIRVYYEDTDVAGVVYYANYLKFMERGRTEWLRHWGLDQSVLIDQDIAFAVRRAQVDYYRPARFNDALEVVSTIKEIRGVRVLFHQKIVSANDRELVYAEGEILVVCVTLSTMRPRPMPEELLEEMSRDA, from the coding sequence ATGGAATTTTCATTTCCGATTAGGGTCTATTACGAAGACACCGATGTTGCCGGTGTTGTTTATTACGCCAATTACCTCAAGTTTATGGAGCGTGGTCGTACGGAATGGCTACGTCATTGGGGGTTGGATCAAAGTGTTTTAATCGATCAAGATATCGCGTTTGCGGTTCGTCGAGCGCAGGTCGATTATTACCGTCCGGCGCGCTTTAACGACGCGCTCGAAGTGGTATCCACTATCAAAGAGATACGCGGTGTAAGAGTTTTATTTCACCAGAAAATTGTATCAGCGAACGACCGCGAATTGGTTTACGCCGAAGGTGAAATTTTAGTCGTATGTGTCACGTTAAGCACGATGCGACCTCGTCCAATGCCAGAAGAATTATTAGAGGAAATGTCTCGTGACGCATGA
- the tolR gene encoding protein TolR: protein MKPNRRKPMAEINVVPYIDVMLVLLVIFMITAPLITAGVTVDLPQAASEPLPADEEPPLIASIDASGNYYLSLGENRDQALEPQELVALVEKYKETHPKVSIMINGDKNVAYDKVIRLMVLLQQEVGIESVGLMTEPLE from the coding sequence ATGAAACCCAATCGTCGCAAGCCAATGGCCGAAATTAATGTGGTGCCCTACATCGATGTGATGTTGGTGCTGTTGGTGATTTTTATGATCACGGCACCGTTAATTACCGCGGGTGTCACCGTTGATTTGCCACAAGCCGCCAGTGAACCATTGCCTGCGGACGAAGAACCGCCATTAATTGCCAGCATTGACGCCAGTGGTAATTACTACCTTTCTTTGGGAGAGAATCGCGATCAAGCGCTTGAACCCCAAGAACTGGTGGCGCTCGTTGAGAAATACAAAGAAACGCACCCTAAGGTCAGCATTATGATCAATGGTGATAAAAATGTAGCTTACGATAAAGTGATTCGTTTAATGGTGTTGTTGCAACAAGAAGTGGGCATCGAAAGCGTTGGCCTAATGACCGAACCCCTTGAATAG
- the ruvC gene encoding crossover junction endodeoxyribonuclease RuvC — protein MARILGIDPGSRITGFGIVEIEAGQCRYVTSGCIRIQPTSLAEKLQQIYDNLSEVIRQYHPTEAAIEQVFMAKNADSALKLGQARGVAIVAAATHALSVAEYSARQIKQAVVGHGGADKSQVQHMVMSLLQLSAKPQADAADGLAVALCHANTMQSLIAQLGANKRRRGRIR, from the coding sequence TTGGCTCGAATTTTAGGAATTGATCCTGGCTCTCGAATTACTGGATTTGGAATCGTTGAAATCGAAGCGGGACAATGCCGTTATGTGACCAGCGGTTGTATTCGAATTCAGCCGACGTCGCTGGCTGAAAAGCTGCAGCAAATTTATGATAACTTGTCAGAAGTTATTCGCCAGTATCATCCAACCGAAGCTGCCATTGAACAAGTTTTTATGGCTAAAAATGCTGATTCAGCATTAAAGTTAGGTCAAGCTCGAGGTGTTGCAATCGTTGCTGCGGCAACTCATGCTCTCAGTGTGGCTGAGTATTCAGCACGGCAAATCAAGCAAGCCGTGGTTGGTCATGGCGGTGCCGATAAATCTCAGGTGCAACATATGGTTATGTCGTTGTTGCAGTTGTCGGCAAAACCGCAAGCCGATGCGGCAGATGGTCTAGCGGTCGCTTTGTGTCACGCCAATACAATGCAGTCTTTAATTGCTCAATTAGGAGCGAATAAAAGAAGAAGAGGAAGAATACGTTGA
- the ruvB gene encoding Holliday junction branch migration DNA helicase RuvB: MIEEDRIIAGTAQPSDEDRIDRAIRPTKLADYVGQSQVKEQMEIFLQAAKSRQDALDHVLIFGPPGLGKTTLANIIANEMGVAIKFTSGPVLEKAGDLAALLTNLEENDVLFIDEIHRLSPMVEEILYPAMEDYQLDIMIGEGPAARSIKLDLPPFTLVGATTRAGLLTSPLRDRFGIVQRLEFYNNAELADIVMRSANILGLSAEPEGANEVARRSRGTPRIANRLLRRVRDYAEVKADGVISNEVAAKALNMLEVDEQGFDTMDRKLLLAIIDKFSGGPVGLDTLAAAIGEERDTIGDVIEPYLIQQGYIQRTPRGRVATPRAYQHFDIIPQKSDLFDS; this comes from the coding sequence ATGATAGAAGAAGATCGAATCATTGCTGGAACGGCGCAACCTTCTGATGAAGATCGCATTGATCGGGCGATCCGTCCCACGAAGCTGGCGGACTATGTTGGGCAGTCGCAAGTCAAAGAGCAGATGGAGATCTTTTTACAGGCGGCGAAATCGCGCCAAGATGCGTTGGACCACGTGTTAATTTTTGGTCCTCCCGGGTTAGGCAAAACCACCTTGGCAAATATTATTGCCAATGAGATGGGCGTCGCCATCAAGTTCACTTCAGGACCCGTGTTAGAAAAAGCCGGTGATTTGGCCGCATTGTTGACCAATTTAGAAGAAAATGACGTGTTGTTTATTGATGAAATACATCGTTTGAGCCCAATGGTCGAAGAAATCTTGTACCCAGCCATGGAAGATTATCAACTCGATATTATGATTGGCGAAGGTCCGGCTGCACGGTCTATCAAACTCGATTTGCCGCCTTTCACGCTGGTGGGAGCGACGACTCGAGCGGGATTATTAACATCACCGTTACGAGACCGTTTTGGTATCGTGCAGCGTCTTGAGTTTTATAATAATGCAGAGCTGGCGGATATTGTGATGCGCTCAGCAAATATCCTAGGCCTGTCGGCCGAACCTGAGGGCGCGAATGAAGTCGCCCGCCGATCGCGCGGAACGCCACGTATTGCAAACCGTTTACTGCGCCGTGTGCGCGATTATGCCGAAGTGAAAGCCGACGGTGTTATTTCAAATGAGGTGGCCGCCAAAGCACTGAATATGCTCGAGGTCGATGAGCAAGGATTCGATACCATGGATCGCAAACTTTTGTTGGCCATCATCGATAAATTCTCTGGTGGCCCTGTCGGCCTAGACACACTGGCCGCGGCCATTGGTGAAGAGCGAGATACCATCGGCGATGTCATCGAGCCCTATTTAATTCAACAAGGGTACATTCAACGTACGCCGCGTGGGCGCGTTGCAACCCCTCGTGCTTACCAGCATTTCGATATCATTCCGCAGAAAAGCGATCTTTTTGACTCATAG
- the tolQ gene encoding protein TolQ, translating to MTHDQMSIIGLFLNASLIVQLIMLALVVISLLSWGMIVDRYRTLKLAATSSRQFEDKFWSGVDLSKLYNELGSRRIPPSGMELVFMAGYREFVRLRNQKGTSAGAVMEGAHRAMRVVHSREIDKLENHLSFLATVGSTTPYIGLFGTVWGIMNSFIALGSVKQATLAMVAPGIAEALIATAMGLFAAIPAVIAYNKFNHSVQKVENQYDNFVEEFSGILHRKAHSATEG from the coding sequence GTGACGCATGATCAAATGTCCATAATTGGTTTATTTCTTAATGCTAGCCTGATCGTTCAGCTGATCATGCTCGCTTTGGTGGTAATTTCGTTACTGTCTTGGGGCATGATTGTCGATCGCTATCGCACCCTTAAGCTTGCCGCGACATCGTCGCGACAGTTCGAAGATAAGTTTTGGTCGGGCGTCGATTTAAGCAAGTTATACAATGAACTCGGCTCACGACGCATTCCCCCGTCGGGCATGGAGCTGGTGTTTATGGCTGGTTACCGCGAGTTTGTACGATTACGTAATCAAAAGGGAACCTCTGCCGGCGCGGTGATGGAGGGAGCTCATCGAGCAATGCGCGTGGTGCATTCGCGTGAAATTGATAAGCTTGAAAATCATTTGTCATTCTTGGCAACGGTGGGTTCAACCACGCCGTACATTGGTCTATTTGGTACCGTATGGGGCATTATGAACTCATTTATCGCATTAGGGTCGGTTAAACAGGCGACACTCGCCATGGTCGCACCAGGTATCGCAGAAGCCTTGATTGCCACCGCAATGGGCCTATTTGCCGCGATTCCAGCGGTTATCGCCTATAACAAATTCAATCACTCAGTGCAGAAAGTTGAAAATCAGTACGACAACTTTGTAGAAGAGTTCTCGGGTATTTTGCATCGTAAAGCGCACAGCGCCACTGAGGGCTAG